A region from the Mucilaginibacter sp. CSA2-8R genome encodes:
- a CDS encoding MBOAT family O-acyltransferase, with protein sequence MNLGLLFFFKYYNFFIENTIELLNHFHLRSNLQLLNIVQPIGISFFTFQTIGYNIDVYKGKIKPTKNLIVFLNFTSFFPQVFAGPIERGSKFIPQLLQKRVFDYQQATDGLRQIAYGLFKKMVIADLLSYRVGNIFLNYESFSSTELFLGAAYFYIQIYCDFSGYSDIAIGTAKLFGITLSTNFKTPFFGKTSQEVWSRWNITLTTWFRDYVYMPLLFRHKNSMLWRIFCTIFLFVLIGFWHGANFTFLVFGLLNGIYFIPHIISKKSIVLRSALDYLKHNNFFSVVSVAFLFVLGSVTTVFFRSANVKLALGYLDRLFQLHFTIPSPYYIKLLPLIILFLTWEWVQRNKDYQFAISKYAPILKPALYYILLFGILIFGKFVDTTFIYFRF encoded by the coding sequence ATGAACTTAGGGCTATTGTTCTTCTTTAAATACTACAATTTTTTTATTGAAAACACTATTGAATTGCTAAACCATTTTCATTTAAGATCCAACCTTCAATTACTAAACATAGTTCAGCCTATTGGTATCAGTTTCTTTACTTTTCAAACCATAGGATATAATATTGATGTATATAAAGGAAAGATAAAACCAACCAAAAATCTCATTGTCTTTTTAAACTTCACCAGCTTTTTTCCGCAAGTTTTTGCAGGTCCGATTGAAAGGGGCAGTAAATTTATTCCCCAGTTGCTTCAGAAACGGGTATTTGATTATCAGCAAGCAACTGATGGCTTACGACAGATTGCTTATGGGTTATTTAAAAAAATGGTTATTGCTGATTTACTATCATACCGTGTTGGTAATATATTTCTTAATTATGAGTCGTTTTCGTCTACCGAATTATTTTTAGGGGCGGCATACTTCTACATACAGATCTATTGCGATTTTTCTGGTTACTCCGACATCGCCATCGGTACAGCAAAGTTATTTGGCATTACGCTTAGCACCAACTTTAAAACTCCATTTTTTGGTAAAACGTCACAAGAGGTATGGTCTCGCTGGAATATTACACTCACTACATGGTTTAGAGACTATGTATACATGCCGCTATTGTTTCGTCATAAGAACAGTATGCTTTGGCGCATTTTCTGCACCATTTTTTTGTTTGTGCTTATTGGCTTTTGGCATGGAGCAAACTTTACGTTCTTAGTTTTCGGGCTGCTGAACGGCATCTACTTTATACCACATATTATCTCTAAAAAATCGATCGTATTGCGTTCAGCTCTCGACTATTTGAAACATAACAACTTTTTCTCGGTGGTATCTGTCGCATTTTTATTTGTGTTGGGATCAGTAACCACGGTATTTTTCAGATCAGCAAATGTAAAGTTGGCTTTGGGCTACTTGGACAGGCTATTTCAGTTACATTTTACAATTCCATCACCTTATTATATAAAACTTTTACCGTTAATAATATTATTCTTAACCTGGGAATGGGTACAACGAAACAAAGATTATCAATTTGCAATCAGTAAGTACGCTCCAATTTTAAAACCGGCGCTATACTATATCTTATTATTCGGCATTTTGATTTTCGGCAAATTTGTAGATACAACGTTCATTTATTTCCGTTTTTAA
- a CDS encoding PepSY-associated TM helix domain-containing protein, whose amino-acid sequence MKWKSSLTKTAFKLHGWIGLLAGLFFLFYGITGSMLMFRHQLDRYFNPDLHHLRPTSKPLSADQLYRMVWKAHPNLRKLVLHDFPADRYDCYEFMLYKRQNRLTDNYLYYAFVNPYTGQVISEGSYGSVRPCFFRWLYTLHYSLQLGIPGMMFTGVIGLLMLLSLLTGTIVYRKHFWQAFTFKAGLNFKNRRTAISSLHRILGVWSVGFTALLFFTGFWMLKEYFTPEEWQLPKHQPAYAVRANIDLVVKQAKQLVPGFTPIAVNIPTVKGGDVLVRGLMPTTKFFLLKGKASSLSFNAETGQFNQLNNIDKTSFNQRFETEVYNLHIGSFGGSFIRWLYVCLGLMPGILSVTGALLWMKRTY is encoded by the coding sequence ATGAAATGGAAAAGCAGTTTAACCAAAACAGCCTTTAAGCTTCATGGCTGGATTGGCCTGCTGGCCGGATTATTTTTTCTGTTTTACGGTATTACCGGTTCCATGCTGATGTTCAGGCATCAGCTGGACCGGTACTTTAATCCCGACTTGCATCACCTCCGGCCCACATCAAAACCCTTATCGGCAGATCAACTTTACCGGATGGTATGGAAAGCACATCCTAACCTCCGCAAACTGGTACTGCATGATTTTCCGGCCGACCGTTATGATTGCTACGAGTTTATGCTTTATAAGCGTCAAAACCGGCTGACCGACAATTATTTATACTATGCGTTTGTTAATCCTTACACCGGGCAGGTCATCAGCGAGGGCAGCTATGGGTCGGTCAGGCCATGCTTCTTCAGGTGGCTGTACACCTTGCATTACAGCTTGCAACTGGGCATCCCGGGGATGATGTTTACAGGAGTGATTGGTTTATTAATGCTGCTATCCCTACTCACCGGCACCATCGTTTACCGCAAGCACTTTTGGCAGGCGTTTACTTTTAAAGCCGGGCTCAATTTTAAAAACCGACGTACCGCTATTTCTTCACTGCATCGCATTCTGGGCGTATGGTCTGTGGGGTTTACAGCCCTGTTATTTTTCACCGGCTTTTGGATGCTGAAAGAATACTTCACTCCAGAAGAATGGCAGCTACCCAAACACCAACCGGCGTATGCGGTGCGCGCCAATATAGATTTGGTAGTTAAACAAGCCAAACAACTTGTTCCGGGTTTTACGCCAATTGCAGTTAACATCCCTACTGTAAAAGGTGGTGATGTATTGGTGAGAGGCCTGATGCCAACAACCAAATTCTTTTTGTTGAAGGGTAAGGCCAGCAGCCTGTCCTTTAACGCCGAAACCGGGCAATTTAACCAGTTGAATAACATTGATAAAACCAGTTTTAACCAGCGCTTTGAAACAGAGGTATACAACCTGCATATTGGCTCATTTGGAGGCAGTTTTATCCGCTGGCTTTATGTGTGCTTGGGATTGATGCCAGGAATCTTATCAGTAACGGGGGCTTTGTTGTGGATGAAGCGGACCTACTAA
- a CDS encoding TonB-dependent receptor: MTKFLMLAGMILTSGSIAAQSVPHAGKDTASIFKDTTKHYLKEVTVNSRYYKRYKTDKASVSLKVNTPLLKLSQNIQEIDQSIIADQQAITLNESVTRNVSGAFRNNNADMYTPYVNMRGAQITPLRNGMDISMIYAGPSAEDAAIIGRVEFVKGPSSFINGLFDPAGTFNVLTKQPMGTRSNQVSFTAGSFNLYRLSTDLDGNLDQAGKWQYRLNAVGQKDQSFQKYNFNDKVTVDPVLRYNINSHSFISAEYIFQSQRFQQYFATVFAPDGFASLPRDFTINDPNKKPYQSTENNGFLTYYNELSEQWRFTVKTAYAKDHLEGTYFFVSRYNAAQPNLIMRRASYERLNTDVLAIQPYLSGEFATGNLSHHFLGGIDINRKRFISYSGSNDPTANQTLYPLDAYHPVYGINFDPNVRTGNLSDIATDQQSISYQAAYMQDEIGMLNNKLRLTLGARLTFANAEVKKNPVKTGLGSTDNTALTPKVGLSYSITDDFALYGLFDQTFTPQSGVNTTTGEAFKPLRGKNVEAGLKKDWVQGKWNTTISVYRIIRDNIKVSDPSTNVQTQLGQTLSKGIEFDLKGEIAKGLNAVINYAYTDSYISKDDNLLRLGLATPFRVKHIQNTWLNYQLPGKSLKGFSVSGGYQLQANRAGRYELQQLRLAPVFRVDGGLGWTNGRYSINAIVNNILNRYNYGSAWIAPSSATVGTYAYVPYPPREFRMNLGFNF; the protein is encoded by the coding sequence ATGACCAAATTTTTGATGCTGGCCGGCATGATTTTAACGTCGGGCAGTATTGCTGCGCAGTCTGTGCCTCATGCAGGCAAAGACACGGCATCTATATTTAAAGATACAACTAAGCATTACCTTAAAGAGGTAACAGTTAATTCCAGATATTACAAAAGGTATAAAACCGATAAAGCATCGGTATCGCTAAAAGTAAATACACCCCTACTAAAGCTTTCGCAAAACATACAGGAGATAGACCAAAGCATCATTGCCGACCAGCAGGCCATCACCCTGAACGAAAGCGTTACTCGTAACGTGAGCGGGGCTTTCAGAAACAACAACGCCGACATGTATACCCCTTACGTTAACATGCGTGGTGCACAAATTACCCCCCTGCGCAACGGGATGGATATTTCGATGATTTACGCGGGGCCAAGTGCTGAAGATGCCGCCATTATTGGCCGGGTTGAATTTGTTAAGGGGCCATCCAGTTTTATTAACGGGCTGTTTGACCCTGCCGGAACTTTCAACGTACTGACTAAGCAACCTATGGGCACACGCTCAAACCAGGTAAGCTTTACTGCAGGCAGTTTTAATTTGTATCGACTTAGTACCGACCTGGACGGCAACCTTGACCAGGCCGGAAAATGGCAGTACAGGCTGAATGCAGTCGGGCAAAAAGACCAATCGTTTCAAAAATATAATTTTAATGATAAGGTGACAGTTGACCCGGTGCTGCGGTACAATATCAACAGTCACTCCTTTATTTCGGCGGAGTATATCTTTCAGTCGCAACGCTTTCAGCAATATTTTGCAACGGTGTTTGCTCCGGATGGCTTTGCCTCGCTCCCTCGCGATTTTACCATTAACGACCCGAATAAGAAGCCCTATCAATCTACCGAGAACAATGGTTTTCTGACTTATTACAATGAGCTAAGCGAGCAATGGCGCTTCACCGTAAAAACAGCTTATGCTAAAGACCACCTGGAAGGCACCTACTTTTTTGTTTCGAGATATAATGCAGCCCAGCCTAATCTGATTATGCGCCGAGCAAGTTACGAGCGGCTCAACACTGATGTGCTGGCTATTCAACCCTATCTTAGCGGTGAGTTTGCTACCGGAAACCTGAGCCATCATTTTTTGGGCGGTATAGATATTAACCGTAAGCGCTTTATCTCGTACTCAGGCTCTAACGACCCGACTGCCAATCAAACCCTGTATCCGCTGGATGCCTACCACCCAGTGTATGGGATAAACTTTGACCCTAATGTACGCACCGGTAACCTATCAGACATTGCCACCGATCAACAATCTATCAGCTACCAGGCTGCTTATATGCAGGATGAGATTGGGATGCTGAATAATAAGTTACGGCTAACCTTGGGTGCCAGACTAACTTTTGCCAATGCTGAGGTAAAGAAAAATCCGGTTAAAACCGGCTTAGGCAGCACCGACAATACGGCATTAACCCCAAAGGTAGGGCTAAGTTATTCAATCACGGATGATTTTGCACTTTATGGCTTATTCGATCAGACGTTTACCCCGCAAAGCGGCGTGAACACTACTACCGGCGAAGCCTTTAAACCACTCAGGGGTAAAAACGTAGAAGCAGGCTTAAAAAAGGATTGGGTACAAGGTAAATGGAATACTACAATCTCGGTTTATCGCATCATCCGCGACAATATTAAAGTAAGTGATCCGTCTACCAACGTTCAAACTCAGTTAGGCCAGACTCTTTCTAAAGGTATTGAATTTGATTTGAAAGGCGAGATTGCCAAAGGGTTAAATGCGGTAATAAACTATGCTTATACCGACAGCTACATTTCTAAGGATGATAATCTGCTTAGACTCGGTTTAGCAACGCCGTTTCGGGTTAAACACATCCAGAATACCTGGCTTAATTACCAGCTGCCGGGCAAAAGTTTAAAGGGCTTTTCGGTATCTGGCGGCTACCAGTTGCAGGCTAACCGGGCAGGCCGGTATGAGCTACAACAACTGCGCCTGGCTCCGGTGTTTAGGGTAGATGGTGGCTTGGGCTGGACTAACGGCCGGTACTCCATAAATGCCATCGTTAACAATATTTTGAACCGCTATAACTACGGCAGCGCCTGGATTGCTCCATCATCGGCAACGGTAGGTACTTATGCCTACGTCCCCTATCCTCCGCGCGAATTTCGAATGAATTTAGGATTTAATTTTTAA
- a CDS encoding redoxin domain-containing protein codes for MINKNLILAALGSLALQNAVAQSTSHLSLSDSKPKPNEKITVTYDPAGTPLAGENGLNGVVYFLDNKDYPAADLELKPNGKQLKGEFTVPANAKAFFVKIFKDDKIDDNSEKGYTYYVYNGAAPVEGAYASKAYMLYSGMGEALGKIKTDKLEAASLYKQEFAAHPGAEKEYRTNYYSLLASDKNPESANLLTSAIGTLEKSNDEKDLVAAYGLYVRTGKKAKADSLSAVIKAKFPNGDLTKNDLGMAFNREQDLKKKEALYSEYVNKYPEKADDKFSTQDNFRLQLAMAYLKADDMAGFEKWAAQIKSNKVGLANTLNSAAWKWAEAGTKLDEAAVLSKRSLDIMSGQIKNPEAGRFSSPSMVVKNAQNSYDMYADTYAYILYKQGNFKEAIAYEKPVYERAKDDGEIAQHYAMMLKGAGDMKQVQQVLEQAMKNGKASVAMTDLMKEAYVKNKGTDKGFEEYVTSLKGVSAAATRAKLAKQMINQPAPVFALKDFDGNTVSLASLKGKVVVVDFWATWCGPCKASFPGMQMAVNKYQSNPNVKFLFIDTWENGDNFNVDGAKKFIADNKYSFYVLMDEKGSDGRQSKVVSSFGVTGIPTKFVIDGAGAIRFKHVGYSGSDAAVLDEISAMVDMALSPDAVTNAAKVTKLEE; via the coding sequence ATGATTAACAAGAACCTAATCCTTGCAGCGCTGGGTAGCCTGGCTTTGCAAAATGCTGTTGCTCAGAGTACATCACACCTGAGCCTGTCGGACTCCAAGCCGAAGCCGAACGAAAAAATCACCGTAACCTATGATCCGGCAGGAACGCCTTTGGCGGGAGAAAATGGATTGAACGGAGTGGTTTATTTTTTAGATAATAAAGATTATCCGGCAGCCGACCTGGAACTTAAACCTAACGGTAAACAGCTCAAAGGTGAGTTTACGGTACCTGCTAATGCAAAAGCATTTTTTGTAAAGATTTTTAAGGATGACAAAATTGATGATAACAGCGAAAAAGGATATACCTATTACGTTTATAACGGTGCCGCGCCTGTAGAGGGTGCTTATGCATCAAAAGCTTATATGCTATACAGCGGAATGGGCGAGGCTTTAGGTAAAATTAAAACCGATAAACTAGAGGCTGCCTCTTTATACAAACAAGAATTTGCTGCTCACCCGGGCGCCGAAAAGGAATACCGGACAAATTATTATAGCCTTCTGGCATCCGATAAAAATCCGGAGTCGGCCAACCTATTAACGTCTGCGATTGGAACCTTAGAAAAAAGTAATGACGAGAAAGATTTGGTAGCGGCTTACGGTCTTTATGTGCGCACCGGTAAAAAGGCAAAAGCCGACTCGTTGTCAGCCGTCATCAAAGCAAAATTTCCAAACGGGGATTTGACAAAAAATGATTTAGGAATGGCGTTTAACCGGGAACAGGACCTTAAAAAGAAAGAAGCACTGTATAGTGAGTATGTAAATAAATATCCTGAAAAGGCTGATGATAAATTCAGTACTCAGGATAATTTCAGATTGCAACTGGCTATGGCTTATTTGAAAGCCGACGATATGGCCGGTTTTGAAAAGTGGGCTGCACAGATAAAAAGCAACAAAGTTGGGTTAGCAAATACTTTGAACAGCGCTGCCTGGAAATGGGCCGAAGCCGGTACCAAATTGGATGAAGCAGCTGTGTTATCTAAACGTTCACTGGATATTATGAGTGGACAGATAAAAAATCCGGAAGCGGGCAGGTTCTCATCGCCCAGTATGGTTGTAAAAAATGCGCAAAACTCTTATGATATGTACGCTGACACCTATGCTTATATCCTATATAAGCAAGGTAATTTTAAGGAAGCCATTGCTTACGAGAAACCGGTATATGAAAGAGCGAAAGATGATGGTGAAATAGCCCAGCACTACGCTATGATGCTGAAAGGGGCCGGTGATATGAAGCAGGTGCAACAAGTATTGGAGCAGGCCATGAAAAATGGTAAAGCATCTGTAGCGATGACCGATTTAATGAAAGAGGCTTATGTGAAAAACAAGGGCACTGATAAAGGTTTTGAAGAATACGTAACATCATTAAAAGGTGTATCGGCGGCGGCAACAAGGGCAAAGCTTGCTAAGCAGATGATAAACCAGCCGGCGCCAGTCTTTGCGTTGAAAGATTTTGATGGAAATACGGTTTCATTGGCGAGCCTGAAAGGTAAAGTGGTAGTGGTAGATTTTTGGGCAACCTGGTGTGGCCCTTGTAAAGCTTCGTTCCCGGGTATGCAAATGGCTGTTAATAAATATCAGAGCAATCCGAACGTCAAGTTCTTATTTATTGATACCTGGGAAAATGGCGACAATTTCAACGTTGATGGAGCAAAGAAATTTATTGCCGATAATAAATACAGCTTTTATGTGCTGATGGACGAAAAAGGGTCTGATGGGCGCCAATCTAAAGTAGTATCAAGCTTTGGGGTTACCGGTATCCCTACCAAATTTGTTATCGACGGGGCCGGTGCTATCCGCTTTAAACATGTAGGCTATTCAGGCAGTGATGCTGCCGTGCTCGACGAAATATCGGCTATGGTTGATATGGCATTGAGCCCTGACGCCGTAACCAACGCGGCTAAAGTAACCAAGCTCGAAGAATAA
- a CDS encoding DUF5700 domain-containing putative Zn-dependent protease — translation MNTKLLYLIKPVVLAVMMLLGYAQTTMAQTIDVTPCTQYFELTDRLRKGDSLSKEAWHTFLQDKAIQTYMADQGVNDAYYESYRKNMQIVYMPQKDSILRRRLKDSTSYWLTYMIYQYKKNETGMKAYLKKIADHPAAYFDASYRYAYTALPKRAHLKLPDYRFSIIPIHNDAHAQDHWIIYTLLCAYFNDSNRMGALGGHELHHALRPQPDFKLAHQDESAATIMYVIMNEGTADMVDKKYMTDTAKTLLPYQRYFQEFFDEGKRIMPHLDSTLQINAQKDTIIKYRQYLKGTQFTSGHVPGTYMSYYIEKNGFKTKLLPHIEDPFYFFMLYQQAAKKDKTKPFLFSDITMAYIEQLHKKYSAKSTFNN, via the coding sequence ATGAATACCAAACTACTTTACTTAATTAAACCTGTTGTCCTCGCTGTAATGATGCTGTTGGGCTATGCACAAACTACCATGGCACAAACCATTGACGTTACGCCATGTACACAATACTTTGAGCTTACCGACCGGCTTCGTAAAGGCGACAGCCTGAGCAAAGAAGCATGGCATACTTTTTTGCAGGATAAAGCTATACAGACTTACATGGCCGACCAGGGCGTTAACGATGCCTATTACGAATCGTATCGTAAAAATATGCAGATCGTTTACATGCCGCAAAAAGACTCCATTTTGCGCCGCCGGTTAAAAGACTCGACCAGCTATTGGCTTACCTACATGATTTATCAGTACAAAAAGAATGAGACTGGGATGAAAGCCTATTTAAAAAAGATTGCCGATCATCCTGCTGCTTATTTTGATGCGTCTTACCGTTACGCGTATACTGCTTTACCTAAGCGGGCTCATCTTAAATTGCCAGATTACCGATTTTCTATCATCCCTATACACAATGATGCACACGCGCAAGACCATTGGATAATTTATACTTTGTTGTGTGCCTACTTTAATGATAGTAACCGCATGGGTGCTTTGGGCGGGCACGAACTGCATCATGCTTTACGGCCACAACCCGATTTTAAGTTAGCCCACCAGGACGAGAGTGCGGCAACCATTATGTACGTAATTATGAATGAGGGCACCGCAGATATGGTAGACAAAAAATACATGACCGACACCGCCAAAACACTGCTCCCATACCAGCGCTACTTTCAGGAGTTTTTTGACGAGGGTAAACGGATCATGCCTCATCTGGATTCGACACTTCAAATTAATGCTCAAAAAGACACGATCATTAAATATCGTCAATATTTAAAAGGTACGCAATTTACCAGCGGACATGTGCCGGGTACTTATATGAGTTATTACATTGAAAAAAACGGCTTTAAAACCAAGCTGCTACCGCACATTGAAGACCCCTTCTATTTTTTTATGCTGTACCAGCAGGCTGCCAAAAAAGACAAGACCAAGCCATTCCTCTTCTCTGATATAACAATGGCTTATATTGAGCAGTTACACAAAAAATATTCGGCTAAATCAACTTTTAATAATTAA
- a CDS encoding HRDC domain-containing protein translates to MNISNPAMQMATDYLTSTNTIVFLTGKAGTGKTTFLQNLRQSSAKKLAVVAPTGVAAINAGGMTIHSFFQLSFAPVIPSGNGRPELHFNQEKKDLLASLELLIIDEISMVRPDVFDQIDLILRNIKGSSHPFGGVQVLLIGDLSQLSPIIRDDEWAMLRSYYATPYFFSSMVMQKARYVCIELNHVFRQKEQAFVDILNEVRNQTISQASLDLLNAQYQPDFKPDDSDPYITLTTHNSIAQQVNNERLEGLAGQEIEFLANVRGDFPKDAYPTDTSLKLKVGAQVMFVKNDGSAEKLFYNGKIGTATRIEGKTVYVQCSKDSQEIAVEAVEWSNIKYELDGEAINETNAGSFAQVPLKLAWAITIHKSQGLTFDKAIIDVSESFAHGQVYVALSRCRSLQGMVLRNPITARNIIGDPAVTRYRDASVGLTPDQNRLLADQHLYERFMLSELFNFNPLRSRLNDFKDLIPEQEKDIFAVAEKFAKQLKPEKSMQAAAYFKEKLTLLTETLHQNLPAFIGKAKDVAHKADRLIHWLMNRIHLLEHFAAHPFTAAEYLTIIKQKVAADEKSYVKALNAKPNEKLYQTLLTWREETAQQEKIMPNMIFSENTIAAIAEKLPATLKALGSIKGVGVQKASKYGTAIIPLIRNYQQDLQGGTSVEQVSMF, encoded by the coding sequence ATGAATATCTCTAACCCGGCCATGCAAATGGCTACCGATTACCTCACCTCTACCAATACTATCGTTTTCCTGACCGGTAAAGCCGGCACGGGTAAAACTACTTTTCTGCAAAACTTAAGGCAATCGTCTGCCAAAAAACTGGCCGTGGTAGCCCCTACAGGTGTAGCCGCCATCAATGCAGGCGGCATGACTATCCATTCGTTTTTCCAGCTTTCGTTTGCACCGGTTATCCCATCAGGCAACGGGCGGCCCGAGCTGCACTTTAATCAGGAAAAAAAGGATTTACTGGCCAGTTTGGAATTACTGATTATCGACGAAATCAGCATGGTGCGGCCCGATGTGTTCGACCAAATTGACTTGATTTTGCGCAACATCAAAGGCTCATCGCACCCCTTTGGCGGTGTACAGGTACTGCTTATCGGCGACCTTTCGCAGCTCAGCCCTATTATTCGGGATGATGAATGGGCAATGCTCCGGTCTTACTATGCCACGCCCTACTTTTTTAGCAGTATGGTAATGCAAAAGGCCAGGTATGTGTGCATTGAGCTTAATCATGTGTTCCGGCAAAAAGAGCAGGCGTTTGTAGATATCCTGAACGAGGTCCGCAATCAAACCATCAGCCAGGCCAGCCTCGACTTATTGAACGCCCAATATCAGCCCGATTTTAAGCCTGATGACTCCGACCCGTACATCACCCTGACCACGCATAACAGCATAGCCCAGCAGGTAAACAACGAACGTCTGGAAGGTTTAGCAGGACAAGAAATTGAGTTTTTGGCTAACGTACGTGGCGATTTCCCGAAAGATGCCTACCCTACCGATACCAGCCTGAAACTGAAGGTAGGCGCCCAGGTGATGTTTGTTAAAAACGATGGCTCGGCCGAAAAGCTTTTTTACAACGGTAAAATTGGTACCGCAACCCGTATAGAAGGAAAAACCGTTTATGTACAATGCAGCAAAGACAGCCAGGAAATTGCTGTTGAAGCCGTAGAATGGAGCAATATTAAATACGAATTGGATGGTGAGGCCATTAATGAAACCAACGCCGGTAGCTTTGCCCAGGTGCCGTTAAAACTGGCCTGGGCTATTACTATTCATAAAAGCCAGGGGCTTACATTTGATAAGGCTATCATCGATGTTTCTGAGTCTTTTGCGCACGGGCAGGTTTATGTAGCCCTGAGCCGTTGCCGTAGCTTACAGGGAATGGTACTGCGTAATCCTATCACGGCCCGCAACATCATCGGCGACCCGGCCGTTACCCGCTACCGCGATGCATCCGTTGGTTTAACGCCCGACCAGAACCGGTTGCTGGCCGACCAGCATTTATACGAACGCTTCATGCTGTCAGAGCTATTTAACTTTAACCCGCTCCGCTCCCGCCTCAACGATTTTAAGGACTTAATACCCGAACAGGAAAAAGATATTTTTGCCGTGGCCGAAAAGTTTGCCAAGCAACTCAAACCTGAAAAAAGTATGCAGGCGGCTGCGTATTTTAAAGAAAAGCTGACACTGCTCACCGAAACACTGCATCAAAACCTGCCTGCATTTATAGGCAAAGCCAAAGACGTTGCCCACAAAGCCGACCGCCTTATTCATTGGCTGATGAACCGGATACACCTGCTGGAGCATTTTGCAGCGCATCCTTTTACAGCTGCAGAATATCTAACCATCATTAAACAGAAAGTTGCGGCCGACGAAAAATCGTACGTTAAGGCGCTGAATGCCAAACCTAACGAAAAACTCTACCAAACGCTGCTTACCTGGCGCGAAGAAACTGCCCAACAAGAAAAGATTATGCCTAACATGATTTTTTCTGAGAACACTATAGCAGCTATTGCCGAAAAGCTCCCGGCTACCCTCAAAGCCTTAGGCAGCATTAAAGGCGTTGGCGTGCAAAAAGCCTCTAAATATGGCACCGCTATTATTCCGCTCATCCGCAATTATCAGCAGGATTTGCAGGGGGGAACCAGTGTAGAACAGGTGAGTATGTTTTAA